A DNA window from Leptolyngbya sp. KIOST-1 contains the following coding sequences:
- the psaA gene encoding photosystem I core protein PsaA, giving the protein MTISPPEPGQKVRVVVDKDPVPVSFERWGKPGHFDRTLAKGPKTTTWIWNLHADAHDFDSHTSDLEDISRKIFSAHFGHLAVIFVWLSGMYFHGAKFSNYEAWLTNPTGIKPSAQVVWPIFGQEILNADVGGGFNGIQITSGLFQWWRANGITNSFQLYCTAIGALVMAGLMLFAGWFHYHKRAPKLEWFQNVESMMNHHLAGLLGLGCLGYAGQQIHVSLPINACMDAIDAGRPLTIGGRVIDSIGAIPLPHEWILNKALMAEMYPSFAEGLKPFFTLNWNVYADFLTFKGGLNPVTGGLWLSDTAHHHLALAVLFIVAGHFYRTNWGIGHSFKEVLEAHKGPFTGEGHKGMYEIFTTSWHAQLAWNLAWVGSLSIIVAHHMYAMPPYPYLATDYPTQLSLFTHHMWIGGFLIVGAGAHAAIFMVRDYEPSVHVNNNLDRVLRHRDAIISHLNWVCIFLGFHSFGLYIHNDTMRALGRPQDMFSDTAIQLQPIFAQWVQGFHAAAAGNTAPNALASVSPVFGGTGVAVAGKVAMMPMALGTADFMVHHIHAFTIHVTVLILLKGVLFARSSRLIPDKGELGFRFPCDGPGRGGTCQVSGWDHVFLGLFWMYNSLSIVIFHFSWKMQSDIWGTVSPDGTVSHITGGNFAASAITINGWLRDFLWAQASQVIGSYGSALSAYGLMFLGAHFVWAFSLMFLFSGRGYWQELIESIVWAHSKLKVAPAIQPRALSITQGRAVGVAHYLLGGIATTWAFFLARIISVG; this is encoded by the coding sequence ATGACCATAAGTCCCCCTGAACCGGGACAAAAAGTCAGGGTCGTGGTTGATAAAGACCCGGTGCCAGTCTCATTTGAGCGATGGGGCAAGCCAGGTCATTTCGACCGCACGTTGGCCAAGGGGCCCAAAACCACCACCTGGATTTGGAACCTGCACGCCGATGCCCACGACTTTGACAGTCACACCAGCGATTTAGAAGATATTTCCCGCAAAATCTTCAGCGCTCACTTCGGTCACTTAGCCGTCATCTTTGTTTGGCTCAGTGGCATGTATTTCCACGGCGCTAAGTTTTCGAACTATGAAGCTTGGCTGACCAACCCCACCGGCATTAAGCCCAGCGCCCAGGTGGTTTGGCCGATCTTCGGTCAAGAGATCCTGAATGCCGACGTGGGCGGTGGCTTCAACGGTATTCAGATCACTTCTGGGTTGTTCCAGTGGTGGCGCGCCAACGGCATTACCAACAGCTTCCAGCTTTACTGCACCGCCATTGGGGCGCTGGTGATGGCTGGCCTGATGCTGTTTGCAGGCTGGTTCCACTACCACAAGCGCGCTCCCAAGCTGGAGTGGTTCCAGAACGTGGAATCGATGATGAACCACCACCTGGCCGGGCTGCTCGGGCTGGGTTGCCTGGGCTACGCTGGGCAGCAAATCCACGTGTCGCTGCCCATCAACGCCTGCATGGATGCGATCGATGCCGGTCGTCCCCTAACCATTGGCGGTCGAGTGATCGATTCGATAGGGGCCATACCGTTGCCCCACGAGTGGATCCTCAATAAGGCCTTGATGGCTGAGATGTACCCCAGCTTTGCGGAGGGTTTGAAGCCATTCTTCACCCTGAACTGGAACGTGTACGCTGACTTCCTCACCTTCAAGGGCGGCTTGAACCCCGTGACCGGTGGCCTGTGGCTGTCGGATACAGCCCACCACCACCTGGCGCTAGCAGTGCTCTTCATTGTGGCGGGGCATTTCTACCGCACCAACTGGGGCATTGGCCATAGTTTCAAAGAGGTGCTGGAGGCTCACAAAGGTCCCTTCACTGGCGAAGGTCACAAGGGTATGTACGAAATTTTCACGACCTCCTGGCATGCCCAGCTGGCGTGGAACCTGGCCTGGGTGGGATCCCTCTCCATCATCGTGGCGCATCACATGTACGCCATGCCGCCCTACCCGTACCTGGCCACCGACTACCCCACTCAGCTGTCGCTGTTTACCCACCACATGTGGATTGGCGGCTTCTTGATTGTGGGAGCCGGTGCTCACGCCGCCATCTTCATGGTGCGTGATTACGAGCCCTCGGTACATGTCAACAACAACCTAGATCGCGTATTGCGCCACCGTGATGCGATCATCTCGCACCTGAACTGGGTGTGTATTTTCCTCGGCTTCCACAGCTTTGGTCTGTACATCCACAACGACACCATGCGCGCCCTGGGCCGTCCCCAGGACATGTTCTCGGATACCGCCATTCAGCTGCAGCCGATCTTTGCCCAGTGGGTGCAAGGGTTCCATGCGGCCGCTGCTGGCAATACCGCCCCCAACGCGCTGGCTAGCGTTAGCCCTGTGTTTGGGGGAACCGGAGTTGCAGTCGCAGGCAAAGTGGCGATGATGCCCATGGCCCTCGGCACCGCCGACTTCATGGTGCACCACATCCATGCCTTCACCATCCACGTGACGGTGCTGATTCTGCTCAAGGGCGTGCTGTTCGCCCGCAGCTCCCGCCTGATTCCCGACAAAGGTGAACTGGGCTTCCGGTTCCCCTGCGACGGTCCCGGTCGGGGCGGCACCTGCCAGGTATCGGGTTGGGACCACGTGTTCCTCGGCCTGTTCTGGATGTACAACTCCCTATCGATTGTGATTTTCCACTTCAGCTGGAAGATGCAGTCGGACATCTGGGGGACGGTGAGCCCCGACGGTACGGTGAGCCACATCACGGGCGGCAACTTTGCGGCCAGTGCCATCACCATCAACGGCTGGCTGCGGGACTTCCTGTGGGCTCAGGCCTCGCAGGTGATTGGCTCCTACGGCTCGGCGCTGTCGGCCTACGGCCTGATGTTCCTGGGCGCTCACTTTGTCTGGGCCTTCAGTCTGATGTTCCTGTTCAGCGGTCGTGGCTACTGGCAGGAGCTGATTGAGTCCATCGTCTGGGCGCACAGCAAGCTGAAGGTGGCTCCGGCCATCCAGCCTCGGGCGCTGAGCATCACTCAGGGTCGGGCTGTGGGTGTGGCCCACTACCTCCTCGGGGGGATTGCCACCACCTGGGCCTTCTTCCTGGCTCGAATCATTTCGGTGGGATGA
- the psaB gene encoding photosystem I core protein PsaB, with product MATKFPKFSQDLAADPTTRRIWYGIATAHDFESHDGMTEENLYQKIFASHFGHLAIIFLWTSGNLFHVAWQGNFEQWVKDPLGTRPIAHAIWDPQFGQPAVDAFTQAGATYPVNISFSGVYQWWYTIGMRTNADLYGGAMFLLILAAVFLFAGWLHLQPKFRPSLAWFKNAESRLNHHLAGLFGVSSLAWAGHLIHVAIPEARGQHVGWDNFLSVRPHPEGLKPFFTGQWGVYAQNPDTPNHIFNSSDGAGTAILTFLGGFHPQTDALWLTDIAHHHLAIAVLFIVAGHMYRTNFGIGHDMKTIMNAHRPPEGTPFGGWIGEGHKGIYDTYNNSLHFQLGWHLACLGVVTSLVAQHMYSLPSYAFIAKDYTTQAALYTHHQYIAGFIMVGAFAHGAIFLVRDYDPKANHNNVLYRMLEHKEALISHLSWVSLFLGFHTLGLYVHNDVVVAFGTPEKQILVEPVFAQWVQAAHGKLLYGMDTLLSNPDSIATTAWPNHGNVWLGGWLDAINSSTNSLFLNIGPGDFLVHHAIALGLHTTTLILVKGALDARGSKLMPDKKDFGYSFPCDGPGRGGTCDISAWDSFYLAMFWMLNTIGWVTFYWHWKHLALWSGNVAQFNENSTYLMGWFRDYLWLNSSQLINGYNPYGMNNLAVWAWMFLFGHLVWATGFMFLISWRGYWQELIETLVWAHERTPLANLVRWKDKPVAMSIIQGRVVGLAHFTVGYILTYAAFLIASTSSRFG from the coding sequence ATGGCAACTAAATTCCCTAAATTTAGCCAGGACCTGGCTGCCGATCCGACCACACGGCGGATCTGGTACGGGATTGCCACCGCCCACGACTTTGAAAGCCACGACGGCATGACGGAGGAGAATCTTTACCAAAAGATCTTCGCCTCCCACTTTGGCCACCTGGCAATCATCTTTCTGTGGACTTCGGGCAACCTGTTCCATGTCGCCTGGCAAGGCAACTTTGAGCAGTGGGTGAAAGACCCGCTGGGCACGCGTCCCATCGCCCACGCGATTTGGGATCCGCAATTTGGCCAACCCGCCGTGGATGCCTTCACCCAGGCGGGGGCTACCTATCCGGTTAATATTTCATTTTCTGGGGTGTACCAGTGGTGGTACACCATCGGCATGCGCACCAACGCCGACCTCTATGGCGGGGCGATGTTCCTGCTGATTCTGGCGGCGGTGTTTCTGTTTGCCGGCTGGCTGCACCTGCAGCCCAAGTTCCGCCCCAGTCTGGCCTGGTTCAAGAACGCTGAGTCGCGCCTGAACCACCACCTGGCCGGTCTGTTTGGAGTCAGCTCCCTGGCCTGGGCGGGACACCTGATTCACGTAGCGATTCCCGAGGCTCGGGGGCAGCACGTGGGCTGGGACAACTTCCTGTCGGTGCGGCCTCACCCGGAAGGGCTGAAGCCGTTCTTCACTGGCCAGTGGGGAGTTTACGCCCAGAACCCTGACACCCCCAACCATATCTTCAACAGCAGCGACGGAGCCGGGACGGCGATTCTCACCTTCCTGGGTGGGTTCCATCCCCAGACCGACGCGCTGTGGCTGACGGATATTGCTCACCACCACCTGGCGATCGCGGTGCTGTTCATCGTGGCGGGCCACATGTACCGGACTAACTTCGGTATTGGCCACGACATGAAGACCATCATGAACGCCCACCGCCCGCCCGAAGGCACTCCCTTTGGTGGCTGGATTGGCGAAGGTCACAAGGGTATTTACGACACCTACAACAACTCGCTGCACTTCCAGCTGGGTTGGCACCTGGCCTGTCTGGGGGTGGTGACATCGCTGGTGGCGCAGCACATGTACTCGCTGCCGTCCTACGCCTTTATCGCCAAGGACTACACCACCCAGGCGGCGCTCTATACCCACCACCAGTACATCGCTGGCTTCATCATGGTGGGGGCCTTTGCCCACGGCGCCATCTTCCTGGTGCGCGACTACGATCCAAAGGCCAACCACAACAACGTGCTTTACCGCATGCTGGAGCATAAGGAGGCGCTGATCTCGCACCTGAGCTGGGTCTCGCTATTCCTGGGCTTCCACACCCTGGGTCTGTACGTCCACAACGACGTGGTGGTCGCCTTTGGCACCCCCGAGAAGCAAATTCTGGTTGAGCCTGTGTTTGCCCAGTGGGTGCAGGCTGCCCACGGCAAGTTGCTCTACGGTATGGATACTCTCCTATCCAACCCGGACAGCATTGCCACTACGGCCTGGCCTAACCACGGCAACGTATGGCTCGGCGGCTGGCTCGATGCCATTAACAGCAGCACTAACTCGCTGTTTTTGAATATCGGCCCTGGTGACTTCCTGGTTCACCATGCGATCGCCCTGGGTCTGCACACCACCACCCTGATCCTGGTCAAGGGTGCCCTGGATGCCCGTGGCTCCAAGCTGATGCCCGACAAGAAGGACTTCGGCTATAGCTTCCCCTGCGACGGCCCTGGCCGTGGCGGCACCTGCGACATCTCCGCGTGGGATTCCTTCTACCTGGCCATGTTCTGGATGCTCAACACCATTGGTTGGGTTACCTTCTACTGGCACTGGAAGCATCTGGCGCTGTGGTCGGGCAACGTGGCTCAGTTCAACGAAAACTCCACCTACCTGATGGGCTGGTTCCGCGATTACCTGTGGCTTAACTCGTCGCAGCTGATCAACGGCTACAACCCCTACGGCATGAATAACCTCGCGGTTTGGGCCTGGATGTTCCTCTTTGGGCACCTGGTCTGGGCAACGGGCTTCATGTTCTTGATCTCCTGGCGGGGCTACTGGCAAGAGCTAATCGAAACTCTGGTCTGGGCCCACGAGCGCACTCCCCTGGCGAACCTGGTTCGCTGGAAGGACAAGCCCGTTGCCATGTCGATCATTCAGGGTCGTGTGGTGGGTCTGGCTCACTTCACCGTGGGCTACATTCTCACCTACGCCGCGTTCCTCATAGCCTCGACCTCCAGTCGTTTTGGCTAA
- a CDS encoding DUF2809 domain-containing protein translates to MLFWVETAIAIFLDDRIIRPLVGDVLVIPLIYCLIKAFWPVRPRSTVLLVFALACLIEGLQYLKLVDRLGVRDNRLLATVLGTTFDGKDILAYAIGAALVLLVEHRRAGAQKV, encoded by the coding sequence TTGCTCTTTTGGGTCGAGACCGCGATCGCCATATTTCTAGACGATCGCATCATTCGTCCCCTGGTTGGCGATGTACTGGTTATTCCGTTGATTTACTGTCTGATCAAAGCCTTTTGGCCAGTGCGTCCCCGCTCGACCGTCTTACTCGTTTTTGCATTGGCCTGTTTGATTGAAGGGTTGCAGTACCTCAAACTGGTCGATCGCCTGGGGGTGCGAGACAATCGGCTGTTGGCTACAGTCCTTGGCACCACCTTTGATGGAAAAGATATTTTGGCCTACGCGATCGGTGCTGCTCTAGTCCTGCTGGTGGAACATCGACGTGCGGGTGCTCAAAAAGTGTAG
- a CDS encoding spore photoproduct lyase family protein has translation MANLTDSAIATAPTLPTTQPAPVATAYRHQRWMPEQVLFTPAALDEPWGQRILQRVQALDLPIEYLKHNRLAGLRGETERETYAISKRTLAVVTAPASQLKLTPIPPSADWQFHLAQGCPAHCQYCYLAGSLQGPPVIRVYANLPQILDNLAQYERPNQPTTYEVSCYTDPLGIEHLTGSLAECIRYFGTRQQGYLRWVSKFDNVDDLLNLPHHGHTRCRFSINAASVSRFLEGGTASVAQRLEAIRKLALPVEQGGGGYPVGFVVAPIMPLENWRDEYTQLLDEAAAALDFDCDLTFELISHRFTPGSKEVLQQWYPNSKLDLDEANRTTKRNKFGGIKYVYDKDTMQALRRFFEQAIAQRFPQAKILYWT, from the coding sequence TTGGCTAATTTGACTGATTCTGCGATCGCCACCGCCCCCACGCTTCCTACCACCCAGCCCGCTCCGGTCGCCACCGCCTATCGCCACCAACGGTGGATGCCAGAGCAGGTGCTGTTTACCCCTGCGGCCCTGGACGAACCCTGGGGCCAGCGAATTCTTCAGCGGGTACAGGCGCTAGACTTACCCATCGAGTACCTGAAGCACAACCGCCTTGCCGGGCTGCGCGGCGAAACCGAGCGCGAAACCTACGCCATCTCCAAACGCACCCTGGCGGTGGTTACAGCTCCGGCCAGCCAGCTCAAGCTCACCCCCATTCCGCCTTCGGCAGACTGGCAGTTTCACCTGGCCCAGGGGTGTCCGGCCCACTGCCAGTACTGCTACCTGGCCGGGAGCTTGCAGGGGCCGCCGGTCATTCGCGTCTATGCCAACCTGCCCCAAATTCTCGACAACCTGGCCCAGTACGAGCGGCCCAATCAGCCCACCACCTACGAAGTGAGCTGCTACACCGACCCTCTCGGCATTGAGCACCTCACCGGCAGCCTGGCGGAGTGCATTCGCTACTTTGGCACCCGCCAGCAGGGGTACCTGCGCTGGGTGTCGAAGTTCGACAATGTGGATGATTTGCTAAATCTGCCCCACCACGGCCACACCCGCTGCCGCTTTAGCATCAACGCTGCCTCGGTGTCGCGCTTTTTGGAGGGCGGCACTGCGTCGGTAGCCCAGCGGCTAGAGGCGATTCGCAAGCTGGCTCTGCCGGTTGAGCAGGGCGGCGGCGGCTACCCTGTGGGCTTTGTGGTGGCTCCCATCATGCCGTTGGAAAACTGGCGTGACGAGTATACCCAACTGCTGGACGAGGCCGCCGCTGCCCTCGACTTTGACTGCGACCTCACCTTTGAACTGATTTCTCATCGGTTTACCCCCGGCTCCAAGGAGGTGCTGCAACAGTGGTACCCCAACAGCAAGCTGGATCTCGATGAGGCCAACCGCACCACCAAACGCAACAAGTTTGGCGGCATCAAGTACGTCTACGACAAGGACACGATGCAAGCGCTGCGGCGCTTTTTTGAGCAGGCGATCGCCCAGCGCTTTCCCCAGGCCAAAATCCTCTACTGGACCTGA
- the uvsE gene encoding UV DNA damage repair endonuclease UvsE, giving the protein MIQTLAKPQTTADVPKLGLVCITTSPEVRFKTMTRKRLLQLDEAAQTEALRSLYGENLRRLNLAITFCEDHQIQLYRLISSLFPFSDTALGDRILAEFGEALRQVGDRAQTTGLRLVLHPDQFVVLNSDKPAVIANSITILSAQARWFDLMGLPQSPWAAMNIHGGKGDRAERLIQVIGDLPDQVRSRLTLENDEHTYSTAALLDICQATRVPLVFDAHHHLVHERLDSYDHPSVGQMLAAARTTWPEPTWQLVHISNGREALHDPRHSDLIAAMPTSYRQAPWIEVEAKHKEVAIAQLRQTWLRQAA; this is encoded by the coding sequence ATGATCCAAACGTTAGCCAAACCTCAGACAACCGCCGATGTGCCCAAGCTGGGTCTGGTCTGCATTACCACCTCACCTGAGGTGCGCTTCAAGACCATGACCCGCAAGCGACTGCTGCAGCTGGACGAGGCGGCTCAGACCGAGGCGCTGCGATCGCTCTACGGCGAGAACCTGCGGCGACTCAATCTGGCCATCACCTTTTGCGAGGACCATCAGATTCAGCTCTACCGCCTGATTTCCAGCCTGTTTCCGTTTTCCGATACGGCCCTGGGCGATCGCATTCTGGCGGAATTTGGCGAGGCTCTCCGCCAGGTGGGCGATCGCGCCCAAACCACCGGCCTTCGCCTGGTGCTGCACCCCGATCAGTTTGTGGTGCTCAACTCCGACAAACCAGCGGTGATTGCCAACAGCATCACTATTTTGAGCGCCCAGGCCCGCTGGTTTGACCTGATGGGGCTGCCCCAGTCGCCCTGGGCGGCGATGAATATTCACGGCGGCAAGGGCGATCGCGCCGAGCGGCTGATTCAGGTGATTGGCGATCTGCCCGATCAAGTGCGATCGCGCCTCACCCTTGAAAACGACGAGCACACCTACAGCACCGCCGCCCTGCTCGACATCTGCCAGGCCACCCGCGTACCCCTGGTGTTTGACGCCCACCACCACCTGGTACACGAACGGCTGGACAGTTATGACCACCCCAGCGTGGGGCAGATGCTGGCGGCGGCCCGCACCACCTGGCCGGAGCCCACCTGGCAGCTGGTGCACATTTCCAACGGGCGCGAGGCGCTGCACGACCCCCGCCACAGCGACCTGATTGCCGCCATGCCCACCAGCTATCGCCAGGCCCCCTGGATTGAGGTGGAGGCCAAGCACAAGGAAGTGGCGATCGCCCAGCTGCGCCAGACCTGGTTGCGGCAGGCCGCTTAG
- a CDS encoding serine/threonine-protein kinase — MAETGQGERLLGGHYRVLRQLSQGSFGDTYLAEDTHRFQELCVLKEFNPQVPGKLALDKAQTLFEREASILYQINHPQVPRFRELLRDEGRLFLVQDYVEGPTYRELLDRRRAYEGRFSEAEVVQFLMQTLPLLQYLHSIGIVHRDISPDNLIQRNADGRPVLIDFGGVKQLVVNVRYQLGVAQPYQATDGTVTRLGTVGYAPDEQLQSGQVSPASDLYALGVTALVLLTGKDPAALYDDRRDRWSWPEQVELSDTLGQVLTRLVAQNPADRYPSAGQALAALNLAHPDPLSAAWAQPMPIRMQPAVPPPPPEPTVTVAPPRPYSPPMAYDPTATVAPPPRAVPVQKTSSGCWPALAGLLLTVGLAGGLWWWLDPLSQFGGGSEVVSPGGSDASNPNLSEAERDRKQALRDRATNLGVDWSYLTALTDQLFFEQNPNRQGTQLTAQPEDAPLRAEWDAIAANNLDLVEANLSTEARGRLGRYNPTDSDRWKRQVNALFVSSAALYDLADARFSHLFPGRVSEGFVETPVDQIWFALAQDQVNALEQGTNLAEISFEQGSLNQQQQGTLSPGQGQVYILNLSAGQLLRLNLQAPPNSTRLSVYVPVPSDTLPHILADADQNTWAGELPQSGYYEVVVVSRADASIPYSLTVAVDNVIDDIINRPDPPAKEN; from the coding sequence ATGGCTGAAACAGGACAGGGAGAACGGTTGCTTGGGGGGCACTATCGGGTGCTGCGGCAGCTCAGCCAGGGCAGCTTTGGCGACACCTACCTGGCGGAGGACACCCATCGGTTTCAGGAACTCTGCGTGCTGAAGGAGTTTAACCCCCAGGTGCCGGGCAAGCTGGCCCTCGACAAAGCCCAAACCCTGTTTGAGCGCGAGGCCAGCATTCTCTACCAGATCAACCACCCCCAGGTGCCCCGATTTCGGGAGCTGCTGCGGGATGAGGGGCGGCTGTTTTTGGTGCAGGACTACGTCGAAGGCCCCACCTACCGAGAGCTGCTCGATCGCCGTCGCGCCTACGAGGGTCGCTTTAGCGAAGCCGAAGTGGTGCAGTTTTTGATGCAGACCCTGCCGCTGCTACAGTACCTGCACAGCATCGGCATTGTGCACCGCGATATTTCCCCCGACAACCTAATTCAGCGCAACGCCGACGGCCGACCGGTGCTGATCGACTTTGGCGGTGTAAAGCAGTTGGTGGTCAATGTGCGCTACCAGCTCGGGGTGGCCCAGCCCTACCAGGCCACCGATGGCACTGTGACCCGGCTGGGCACGGTGGGCTACGCCCCCGACGAACAGCTCCAGTCGGGCCAGGTCAGCCCCGCCAGCGATCTCTACGCACTGGGGGTCACGGCCCTGGTGTTGCTGACCGGCAAGGATCCAGCGGCCCTCTACGACGATCGCCGCGATCGCTGGAGTTGGCCCGAGCAAGTTGAGCTATCCGATACCCTGGGCCAGGTGCTGACCCGCCTGGTGGCCCAAAACCCGGCAGACCGCTACCCCTCGGCGGGGCAGGCTCTGGCCGCCCTCAACCTGGCCCACCCCGACCCCCTCTCCGCCGCCTGGGCCCAGCCCATGCCGATCCGGATGCAGCCCGCCGTGCCGCCGCCACCGCCAGAACCCACGGTGACGGTAGCCCCGCCCCGCCCCTACTCGCCCCCGATGGCCTACGACCCCACGGCCACTGTGGCCCCGCCGCCGCGAGCGGTGCCGGTGCAAAAAACCTCGTCGGGGTGTTGGCCCGCCCTGGCAGGGCTGCTGCTGACGGTCGGGCTGGCGGGGGGGCTGTGGTGGTGGCTCGACCCCCTGAGCCAGTTCGGCGGGGGCTCTGAGGTGGTTTCCCCCGGCGGTAGCGACGCCAGCAACCCCAACCTGAGCGAGGCCGAGCGCGATCGCAAGCAGGCCCTGCGCGATCGCGCCACCAACCTGGGCGTTGACTGGAGCTATCTCACCGCGCTGACCGACCAGCTTTTCTTTGAGCAAAACCCCAATCGCCAGGGCACTCAGCTCACCGCCCAGCCCGAAGACGCGCCCCTGCGGGCCGAGTGGGACGCGATCGCAGCCAACAATCTGGATCTGGTGGAGGCCAACCTCAGCACCGAGGCGCGCGGGCGGCTGGGCCGCTACAATCCCACCGACAGCGATCGCTGGAAACGCCAGGTCAACGCCCTCTTTGTCAGCAGCGCCGCCCTCTACGATCTGGCCGATGCCCGCTTTAGCCACCTGTTTCCAGGTCGGGTCAGCGAGGGCTTTGTGGAAACCCCGGTCGATCAAATCTGGTTTGCCCTGGCCCAGGATCAGGTCAACGCCCTGGAGCAGGGTACGAACCTGGCCGAAATTAGCTTTGAGCAGGGCAGCCTGAACCAGCAGCAGCAGGGTACCCTCAGCCCCGGTCAGGGCCAGGTTTACATCCTCAACCTCAGTGCCGGACAGCTGCTGCGCCTCAACCTCCAGGCCCCGCCCAACAGCACCCGGCTGTCGGTCTACGTGCCGGTGCCCAGCGACACCCTGCCCCACATTCTGGCCGATGCCGATCAAAACACCTGGGCCGGGGAGCTGCCCCAGTCGGGCTACTACGAGGTGGTCGTGGTATCCAGGGCCGACGCGTCTATTCCCTACAGCCTTACCGTTGCCGTTGACAATGTCATCGATGACATTATCAACCGTCCCGATCCTCCCGCGAAGGAGAACTAG
- a CDS encoding transposase translates to MTLLSHAHTVVAPRADTLTDSTAPKAYLIGLSTFQQQPLLGTYDQGNLRLNDCGLIVADEWVRSAASRKGIAIDAWSITPNRLQSIVFLDMPTTAAVGLAGGMTGHSSQKPWLLSSFIASFKAAAAKRINLRLNQVGQSVWQRNYEEHLIVDEAHLCEVRTQLQSVR, encoded by the coding sequence ATGACCTTACTCAGTCACGCCCATACCGTAGTCGCGCCGAGGGCAGACACTTTGACCGATTCCACCGCCCCTAAAGCCTACTTGATTGGGCTCTCGACCTTTCAGCAGCAGCCCTTACTGGGGACCTACGACCAGGGCAACCTACGGCTCAACGACTGCGGTCTGATTGTGGCTGACGAGTGGGTGCGATCGGCGGCCAGCCGCAAGGGCATTGCCATCGATGCGTGGAGCATTACTCCCAATCGCCTGCAGAGCATCGTCTTTTTGGATATGCCGACCACTGCCGCCGTCGGTCTGGCGGGCGGAATGACGGGCCACAGCAGCCAGAAACCCTGGCTGCTGTCGTCATTTATTGCCAGCTTTAAGGCCGCAGCAGCCAAGCGCATCAACCTCCGCCTCAATCAGGTGGGGCAGTCGGTGTGGCAACGCAACTACGAAGAACACTTGATTGTTGACGAAGCCCACCTATGCGAGGTGCGCACCCAGCTCCAGTCGGTGCGTTAG
- a CDS encoding GatB/YqeY domain-containing protein, with protein sequence MSLKDRISDDIKTAMKAKDKVRLETVRSIKKVILEKETLVRPSGQDELTPEQELEVLTQLAKQRKDSVEQYQKAGREDLAAQEAQELEIISEYLPQQLSDAEVEAIIDDLIAKTGAASPRDMGKVMGPAMQQLKGRADGGQVQALVKAKLGG encoded by the coding sequence ATGAGCCTGAAAGATCGCATCAGCGACGACATCAAAACCGCCATGAAGGCCAAAGACAAAGTGCGCCTGGAGACGGTTCGCAGCATTAAAAAAGTCATTCTCGAAAAAGAAACCCTGGTGCGCCCCAGTGGCCAGGACGAACTCACCCCCGAGCAGGAGCTAGAGGTGCTGACCCAGCTGGCCAAGCAGCGCAAAGACTCCGTCGAGCAGTACCAGAAAGCAGGGCGTGAGGATCTGGCGGCTCAGGAGGCGCAAGAGCTGGAGATTATCTCGGAGTACCTGCCCCAGCAGCTCAGCGATGCCGAAGTAGAGGCCATCATCGACGACCTGATTGCCAAAACCGGAGCCGCATCGCCCAGGGACATGGGCAAGGTTATGGGGCCGGCTATGCAGCAGCTCAAGGGCCGCGCCGATGGGGGCCAGGTTCAGGCCCTGGTGAAGGCTAAATTGGGAGGCTAA